The following are encoded together in the Arcticibacterium luteifluviistationis genome:
- a CDS encoding alpha/beta hydrolase, which translates to MKRYFLALLFSSFIIQGFAQKYTNITYGLAPERELKMDIYMPKGIDKPVLVVWVHGGAWHSGSKENPPLGLLKRGYALASIDYRLSTEARFPAMLFDIKAAIRFLRGNAEKYDYQREKIIIWGSSAGGHLVALTGLTNGNENLEGNIGDYLNESSDVNLTLDFFGPTNFKTILAQSTPHGVGVRAPALATMFGMPVEMAPEMAELASPVFHVDATDPPLFIAHGNQDNQVPINQSIELWLKLKEAGVPTEFEILGNMGHGGADFSSKEFMDKVVSFIEENL; encoded by the coding sequence ATGAAAAGATACTTTTTAGCTCTTCTATTTTCTAGCTTTATAATACAGGGCTTTGCCCAAAAATATACTAATATCACATATGGCTTAGCACCTGAGCGAGAACTAAAAATGGATATTTATATGCCCAAAGGTATTGATAAGCCCGTTTTGGTGGTTTGGGTACATGGTGGAGCGTGGCATTCAGGTAGTAAAGAAAATCCTCCTTTAGGCTTACTGAAAAGAGGATACGCCTTGGCCAGTATTGATTATCGTTTAAGTACCGAAGCTCGTTTTCCTGCCATGCTATTTGATATTAAAGCCGCTATCAGGTTTTTGCGTGGGAATGCTGAAAAATACGACTACCAGAGAGAGAAAATCATTATTTGGGGTTCGTCGGCAGGTGGGCATTTGGTAGCTTTAACAGGTTTGACTAACGGAAATGAAAACTTGGAAGGTAACATTGGCGATTATTTAAATGAAAGCTCTGATGTCAATCTTACTTTAGATTTCTTTGGTCCAACCAATTTCAAAACCATTTTAGCACAGTCTACACCGCACGGGGTGGGAGTGAGAGCACCTGCTTTGGCCACTATGTTTGGAATGCCCGTAGAAATGGCTCCTGAAATGGCAGAGTTAGCCAGTCCAGTTTTTCATGTAGATGCCACTGACCCACCTCTATTTATAGCTCATGGAAATCAAGATAATCAGGTGCCTATAAATCAGTCGATAGAACTTTGGCTAAAATTAAAAGAAGCTGGTGTACCTACAGAATTTGAGATTCTAGGAAATATGGGGCACGGTGGAGCCGATTTTTCAAGTAAGGAGTTTATGGATAAAGTGGTGAGTTTTATAGAGGAGAATCTCTGA
- a CDS encoding serine hydrolase domain-containing protein, producing the protein MKTLVTALLLTFIFACKSDDTVPEITLDGSLYFPSSTAWETQDKSTLGITDKELSDLKSFLETNDTRAFLILKDGKIVVEEYFGKDILNGSDFEQESLWYWASAGKSLTAFTVGLAQEQGLLNINDKTSDYLGENWTTLSKEKEDLITVKHQLSMTAGLDIDVADSHCFEPSCLQYKADAGQRWDYHNGPYTLLHDVLASASGKNFETYFEENLRDKIGMNGVWRFVDNDHVYFSDARSFARFGLLVLNKGDWGDEVIMSDKTFFDEMVNTSQSLNEAYGYLWWLNGKQTGMVPGLQTVFKSMLSPNAPSDMVAAMGLNGQLLNVVPSQNLVVVRMGDSPGGQIGLTFQNALWSELNQILD; encoded by the coding sequence ATGAAAACGCTTGTAACTGCTCTGCTTTTAACCTTTATTTTCGCTTGTAAGTCTGATGACACTGTTCCTGAGATAACATTGGACGGCAGTCTTTATTTTCCATCAAGCACAGCATGGGAAACGCAAGATAAATCAACTTTAGGCATTACAGATAAGGAGTTAAGCGATTTGAAATCCTTTTTGGAAACTAATGATACCAGAGCTTTTCTGATTTTAAAAGATGGCAAAATAGTAGTAGAAGAGTATTTTGGGAAAGACATATTAAATGGCTCAGATTTCGAACAAGAGAGTCTTTGGTATTGGGCATCTGCCGGGAAATCATTGACAGCTTTTACGGTTGGCTTAGCTCAAGAACAAGGTCTATTGAATATTAATGATAAAACCTCTGATTATCTGGGGGAGAACTGGACGACACTCTCAAAAGAAAAGGAAGACCTCATTACCGTCAAACATCAATTAAGTATGACGGCAGGCTTGGATATAGATGTGGCTGATTCACACTGTTTTGAGCCATCTTGCTTGCAATACAAAGCGGATGCTGGCCAGCGATGGGATTATCATAATGGTCCTTATACTTTGCTGCATGATGTTTTGGCCAGTGCCAGTGGTAAAAACTTTGAAACTTATTTTGAAGAAAACCTAAGAGATAAAATTGGAATGAATGGTGTGTGGCGATTTGTTGACAATGACCACGTATATTTTTCTGATGCACGTTCTTTTGCAAGGTTTGGCTTATTGGTGCTAAATAAAGGAGACTGGGGTGATGAAGTCATCATGTCAGACAAAACATTTTTTGATGAAATGGTTAATACGTCCCAAAGTCTTAATGAAGCTTACGGCTATTTATGGTGGCTAAATGGAAAGCAGACGGGTATGGTGCCAGGTTTACAAACGGTTTTTAAGAGTATGCTAAGTCCAAATGCTCCGAGTGATATGGTAGCGGCAATGGGTTTAAATGGTCAGCTATTAAATGTAGTGCCATCTCAAAATTTAGTGGTGGTGAGAATGGGAGATTCACCGGGAGGTCAAATTGGTCTTACCTTTCAAAATGCACTTTGGAGCGAGCTCAATCAAATACTTGACTAG
- a CDS encoding cation diffusion facilitator family transporter: MSGHHHHHGHSHSHTHGTENISTAFWLNLSFTIIEIIGGIFTNSVAILSDALHDLGDSLSLGLAWYFQEKSNQGRDKTYTYGYKRFSMVGALVNSIVLVIGSVFMLTEAIPRLMNPEVSNAQGMIILAIFGVIVNGAAVFKLKKGTSLNERAVMLHLMEDVLGWVAVLVGAVLMYFFKWEIIDPLLSVGITGYVLYNVYGNLKGVFRVILQGAPENFDIDDIKPKLKTIEGVLNIHDVHVWSMDGEFNVMTVHAVVKENTNRAAMKKAIRHELQHMDVEHVTIEMEYENEDCGMENCCES; encoded by the coding sequence ATGTCAGGACATCACCACCATCATGGACATTCGCATAGCCATACACATGGCACCGAAAATATATCAACTGCATTTTGGCTGAATTTATCATTTACCATCATTGAAATTATAGGTGGAATATTCACAAATTCGGTCGCTATTCTTTCTGATGCATTACACGATTTGGGCGATAGCCTTTCTTTAGGATTGGCTTGGTATTTTCAGGAGAAATCTAATCAGGGAAGAGATAAAACTTATACGTATGGCTATAAGCGTTTTTCAATGGTAGGTGCTTTAGTAAACTCAATTGTACTGGTAATAGGTTCTGTTTTTATGCTCACTGAGGCCATTCCACGACTTATGAATCCAGAAGTATCAAATGCTCAAGGAATGATAATTCTAGCCATTTTTGGCGTAATAGTTAACGGAGCAGCCGTTTTTAAATTGAAAAAAGGCACCTCGCTTAATGAAAGAGCGGTTATGCTGCATCTGATGGAAGATGTGCTGGGCTGGGTTGCGGTATTGGTAGGAGCTGTTTTGATGTACTTTTTCAAATGGGAAATCATTGACCCGCTTTTATCTGTTGGTATTACGGGGTATGTCCTTTATAACGTTTATGGAAACTTGAAAGGCGTTTTTAGAGTGATTTTACAAGGTGCACCAGAAAACTTTGATATAGATGATATTAAGCCCAAGCTCAAGACTATTGAAGGGGTGTTGAATATTCATGATGTACATGTTTGGTCTATGGATGGAGAGTTTAATGTGATGACCGTACATGCCGTGGTAAAAGAAAATACCAACCGTGCCGCTATGAAAAAAGCAATAAGGCACGAGCTTCAACACATGGATGTGGAACACGTAACCATTGAGATGGAATACGAAAATGAAGACTGCGGCATGGAAAATTGCTGTGAATCTTAA
- a CDS encoding DUF202 domain-containing protein: MQEKPDLILRDKLAIERTHLANERTFLAYFRTSFVFLVTGLTFLKLDYFTEISWLGCTFIGLFPVILIFGVIRLFKVKKNVNGMYIFE, translated from the coding sequence ATGCAAGAAAAACCTGACCTTATACTGCGAGACAAACTAGCCATTGAAAGAACACATTTGGCTAATGAGAGAACCTTTCTGGCGTACTTCAGAACTTCTTTTGTTTTTTTAGTCACTGGACTTACCTTTTTAAAGCTTGATTACTTTACAGAAATCAGCTGGCTCGGCTGTACTTTCATCGGACTTTTCCCCGTCATTTTAATCTTTGGCGTCATTCGACTTTTTAAGGTGAAAAAGAATGTAAATGGGATGTATATTTTTGAATAA
- a CDS encoding DUF7133 domain-containing protein: MKKNIFRISLFAFTAILVWSCMKIANKPGGLISKIADSSNAQLTADIEANTPITLAEGLKINLWATDSLAPDPIAMSIDDQNRIYLTRTNRQKNSEFDIRGHRDWMTESISLQSVEERRAFLRRIFAAENSKDNEWLKDLNEDGVHDWKDLTVEKDEIWRLEDTDGDGRADVSTQVLRDFHEEITDVAGAVLIRRNDAFIGIGPDLWRIEDTNNDGFYDKKTSIATGFNIHIGFGGHGMSGLIEGPDGKIYWGIGDPGLSFTDQTGKKHHYPNQGVIVRCNADGSDFEVFSHGHRNTHEFVFDAYGNIISSDNDGDHRGESERLVHIVEGSDSGWRINWQFGKYTDDKNNGYKVWMDEEMFKPRWDGQAAYFLPPIRNYHNGPTGMQFNPGTALGSNWLNKFFLVEFTGAPSRAHIWSFDLKPKGASFDFNSEVDMVGGVLATGIRFGTDGALYAADWINGWDTKNYGRVWKIDVKESDLKEQRAETKRLMTLDYAGQTPEQLYKLLFNQDMRIRQKAQFALAEANNTETLLKAAAQKENQLARVHGLWGMGQIIAKTNAGAVKLMPYLGDTDAEIIAQTAKVLGDVRFDGAGVKLTELLSNNNPRVKFYAAQAIGRIGHKNAADELIKMLEANNDEDNYLRHAGVLALSRIENKAPVYALQKSPSKALRTAGVLVLRKWRDEKIVAYLSDSDEYIVAEAARAINDDFSIEGALPALAELINRPNLTSEVILRRAINAALRVGGDKQLNDVLAYAQSATAPKEMKAEALAALGNWAEPSVLDRVDGRYRGEVKRDGEKIRNLVIPKMASFLDSKDPAVLVATSQLLKDLGIRGFNNSLADIYDKTDSDDVKSAVLTSLASLKYPQISDVVNKALADKSRDVRTTALGMLNEVNISVDLLPEMVNSVMVKGSQREQQKLVQSLGMMPAEKTSEVLSSLIDKLIAKELPSSLTLDLSEAVGAGDSQALKEKLAAAMPKGNILDEYAGVLNGGNRYQGGRYFNNNSTGQCIRCHVVNDAGGTVGPDLSSIGKTLTREQIVEALVDPSARLSPGYGTIYLTLKDGQEVTGILAEERADELIITTGDAEPLEIPISRIAKRENMPSGMPPMGSIMSKRDMRDVVEYLANLKK; the protein is encoded by the coding sequence ATGAAGAAAAACATATTTAGAATATCCTTGTTTGCTTTTACTGCAATCTTGGTATGGTCTTGCATGAAAATCGCCAATAAACCTGGCGGACTTATTTCAAAAATTGCGGACAGCTCAAACGCTCAATTAACCGCAGATATTGAAGCTAATACTCCTATTACTTTGGCAGAAGGCTTGAAAATTAACCTTTGGGCTACAGATTCCCTGGCTCCAGATCCTATTGCAATGTCTATTGACGACCAAAATAGGATTTACCTGACCAGAACTAACCGTCAAAAAAACTCAGAGTTTGATATTCGTGGACACCGCGATTGGATGACGGAATCTATCTCTTTACAATCTGTGGAAGAGAGAAGAGCTTTTTTACGTAGAATTTTTGCGGCAGAAAACTCTAAAGATAACGAGTGGTTGAAAGATTTGAATGAAGATGGTGTTCACGACTGGAAAGACTTAACAGTTGAAAAAGACGAAATCTGGCGATTAGAAGACACCGACGGTGACGGAAGAGCAGATGTGTCTACACAGGTGCTAAGAGACTTTCATGAAGAAATTACCGATGTAGCTGGTGCAGTCTTAATCAGAAGAAATGACGCATTTATAGGAATTGGACCTGATTTATGGAGAATAGAAGATACTAATAATGATGGCTTTTATGACAAGAAAACCTCCATAGCCACTGGTTTTAATATTCATATTGGCTTTGGTGGACACGGAATGTCAGGTTTGATAGAAGGTCCTGATGGGAAAATATATTGGGGAATAGGTGACCCTGGCCTAAGCTTTACAGACCAAACAGGTAAAAAGCATCACTATCCTAATCAAGGAGTTATAGTAAGATGTAATGCTGACGGTTCTGACTTTGAAGTGTTTTCTCACGGACATAGAAATACGCATGAGTTTGTTTTTGATGCCTATGGCAATATCATTAGTTCAGATAATGACGGCGACCACAGAGGCGAGTCAGAAAGGTTGGTACATATAGTAGAAGGTAGTGATTCAGGCTGGAGAATTAACTGGCAGTTTGGTAAATATACTGATGACAAAAATAATGGCTATAAAGTATGGATGGACGAAGAGATGTTTAAGCCAAGATGGGATGGACAGGCTGCATATTTTTTACCACCAATCAGAAATTATCATAATGGCCCTACTGGGATGCAGTTTAACCCTGGTACAGCCTTAGGCTCAAATTGGTTGAATAAGTTTTTCTTGGTAGAGTTTACAGGTGCACCATCTAGGGCACATATATGGTCTTTTGACCTGAAACCAAAAGGTGCTTCTTTCGATTTTAATTCGGAAGTTGATATGGTGGGTGGTGTTCTGGCCACGGGTATCAGATTTGGTACAGACGGAGCTTTGTATGCTGCCGACTGGATAAATGGCTGGGATACTAAAAATTACGGTCGTGTTTGGAAAATTGATGTGAAAGAAAGTGACCTTAAAGAGCAAAGAGCTGAGACCAAAAGGTTGATGACGCTTGATTATGCAGGTCAAACGCCTGAGCAATTATATAAGTTGCTTTTCAATCAAGACATGAGAATTCGTCAGAAAGCTCAGTTTGCTTTAGCAGAAGCTAATAATACGGAGACCCTATTAAAAGCTGCCGCTCAAAAAGAGAATCAATTAGCAAGAGTTCATGGATTGTGGGGAATGGGTCAAATCATAGCCAAAACCAATGCTGGTGCGGTTAAGTTAATGCCATATTTAGGAGATACCGATGCTGAAATAATAGCTCAAACGGCCAAAGTATTAGGTGACGTGAGATTTGATGGTGCTGGTGTTAAATTGACCGAGCTTTTATCAAATAACAACCCAAGAGTGAAGTTTTATGCAGCTCAGGCTATTGGTAGGATAGGTCATAAAAACGCAGCTGACGAACTTATCAAAATGTTGGAAGCTAATAATGATGAAGATAATTACTTAAGACATGCTGGCGTTTTGGCATTGAGTAGAATTGAGAATAAAGCTCCTGTTTATGCCTTACAAAAAAGTCCTTCAAAAGCTTTAAGGACAGCAGGTGTTTTGGTTTTACGTAAATGGAGAGACGAGAAAATAGTAGCTTACCTTTCTGATTCTGATGAGTATATAGTAGCAGAAGCAGCAAGAGCAATAAATGACGATTTCTCTATTGAAGGAGCTTTACCTGCTTTGGCGGAGCTAATAAATAGACCAAATTTAACGTCTGAGGTTATCCTTAGAAGAGCCATTAATGCAGCTTTAAGAGTAGGTGGAGATAAACAACTAAATGATGTATTAGCTTACGCTCAAAGTGCTACGGCACCAAAAGAAATGAAAGCAGAAGCTTTGGCAGCCTTAGGAAACTGGGCAGAGCCATCTGTTTTAGATAGAGTAGATGGAAGGTACAGAGGCGAAGTGAAAAGAGATGGCGAGAAAATTAGAAATTTGGTGATTCCTAAAATGGCCAGCTTCCTAGATTCTAAAGACCCTGCTGTGTTAGTTGCCACGTCTCAATTATTGAAAGATTTAGGTATTAGAGGTTTCAATAATTCACTAGCTGATATATATGACAAAACGGATTCCGATGATGTGAAATCAGCTGTGTTGACTTCACTGGCGTCATTAAAATATCCTCAAATTAGTGATGTAGTAAACAAAGCATTGGCAGACAAAAGCCGAGATGTTAGAACTACCGCTTTAGGTATGCTAAATGAAGTTAACATCTCAGTTGATTTATTACCTGAAATGGTAAACAGTGTGATGGTAAAAGGAAGCCAAAGAGAGCAGCAAAAATTAGTTCAAAGTTTGGGAATGATGCCAGCGGAGAAGACGTCGGAGGTTTTAAGTAGTTTGATAGACAAGTTAATTGCTAAAGAATTACCATCAAGCCTTACACTTGATTTATCTGAAGCTGTAGGAGCCGGTGATTCACAAGCCTTGAAAGAAAAATTAGCTGCGGCTATGCCTAAAGGCAATATTTTAGATGAATATGCTGGTGTGCTAAACGGAGGTAACCGTTATCAAGGAGGCAGGTATTTTAATAATAACTCTACTGGGCAGTGTATCAGATGTCATGTGGTAAATGATGCAGGAGGTACAGTAGGTCCTGACTTAAGCAGCATTGGTAAAACACTTACACGTGAGCAAATAGTGGAAGCACTGGTAGACCCAAGTGCAAGATTATCTCCTGGCTATGGTACCATCTATTTGACTTTAAAAGATGGTCAAGAGGTGACAGGTATTTTGGCAGAAGAAAGAGCCGACGAACTCATTATTACTACGGGTGATGCTGAGCCACTTGAAATTCCAATCTCAAGAATAGCAAAAAGAGAAAATATGCCATCAGGTATGCCTCCAATGGGTAGTATTATGAGCAAAAGAGATATGAGAGATGTGGTAGAATACTTAGCTAATTTGAAGAAATAG
- a CDS encoding Gfo/Idh/MocA family protein, with product MKSNSESRRKFLKTSALGAAGIAFSAKSYARILGANDRINMATAGVNSRGRAHLSMARSLGKSLNVIGLIDTDSRTFARVQKDFKPILGNAKIYADFRKALENKDLDVLTIATPDHWHAPMAMMAMQAGKDVYLEKPCCHNPQEGYWLKDTVAKTGKTLQIGNQQRSAPTTRSLVENLRNGIIGDVYYAKAWYESNRGSIGTGKKMAVPAEFDWDLWQGPAPRRELMDNYVHYNWHWFWNWGTGEINNNGLHEMDIARYALGVDIPTKVSSSGGRFTQQDDWEFYDTQNASFEFEEGKMISWEGKSCNGMDVHGRPGGRGTWIYGTQGTAVVDRGGYILYDKANKIIQTENERNSSSSVDTLGITGLDNYHMQNFVDAIQKGTPLNSPIDEAVKSTLMCHLGNMAQKTGKTLHIDTSNGKPKSVEAMKLWGREYEKGWEPKV from the coding sequence ATGAAATCAAATTCAGAATCACGTCGTAAATTCCTTAAGACATCAGCCCTAGGTGCTGCCGGCATCGCATTTTCAGCAAAAAGTTATGCTAGAATATTGGGTGCCAATGACAGAATCAATATGGCAACGGCCGGAGTAAATAGTAGAGGGAGAGCTCACCTTTCCATGGCCAGGTCATTAGGTAAGTCTTTAAATGTGATAGGCTTAATTGACACGGACTCAAGAACCTTTGCTAGAGTACAAAAGGACTTCAAACCTATTCTAGGAAATGCCAAAATCTATGCTGACTTCAGAAAAGCTTTAGAAAATAAGGATTTAGATGTTTTGACTATTGCAACTCCTGACCATTGGCATGCACCTATGGCCATGATGGCTATGCAAGCCGGCAAAGATGTTTATCTTGAAAAACCATGCTGTCATAACCCACAAGAGGGCTATTGGTTAAAAGATACCGTAGCTAAGACTGGCAAAACGCTTCAAATAGGAAACCAGCAACGCTCCGCTCCTACTACCAGAAGTCTGGTTGAAAACCTACGTAATGGTATTATAGGAGATGTATATTATGCTAAAGCTTGGTATGAGAGTAATAGAGGTAGCATAGGTACTGGTAAAAAAATGGCGGTACCCGCTGAGTTTGATTGGGACTTATGGCAAGGACCTGCTCCAAGAAGAGAACTAATGGATAATTATGTGCACTATAATTGGCATTGGTTTTGGAACTGGGGAACAGGAGAAATAAACAATAATGGACTTCATGAAATGGATATCGCTCGCTATGCCTTAGGCGTTGATATCCCTACTAAAGTGAGTTCGTCTGGTGGAAGATTTACCCAGCAAGATGATTGGGAATTCTATGACACCCAAAATGCCTCTTTCGAATTTGAAGAAGGTAAAATGATTAGCTGGGAAGGTAAGAGCTGTAATGGCATGGATGTACATGGCAGACCAGGAGGAAGAGGAACTTGGATATATGGAACACAGGGTACTGCAGTGGTAGACCGTGGTGGATATATCTTATATGATAAGGCGAACAAAATTATCCAAACAGAAAATGAGCGAAACAGTAGTTCGTCTGTAGATACGTTAGGAATTACCGGACTGGATAACTACCACATGCAAAACTTTGTGGATGCTATTCAAAAAGGAACACCACTTAACTCTCCGATAGACGAAGCTGTGAAAAGTACTTTAATGTGTCATTTAGGAAACATGGCTCAGAAAACTGGTAAAACACTTCATATTGACACTAGCAATGGTAAACCTAAAAGTGTTGAAGCTATGAAACTTTGGGGAAGAGAATATGAGAAAGGATGGGAGCCTAAGGTTTAG
- a CDS encoding GNAT family N-acetyltransferase gives MTSIIRATVEHSSQILQIGKEAWLDAHGHSAPKEDIDQYLRKSYTEEAIKAELLDKNNIYHIIYYGNEAAGFSKIVLNKPNSNIAPQNVTLLDRIYLLNAFRGKNLGAKLFDFNVNLSKHNSQAGIWLAVWIENEKAIGFYAKLGFEKVGKYDFPISETHVNPNHIMFLRF, from the coding sequence ATGACTTCAATAATTAGAGCCACTGTGGAGCATAGCTCTCAAATATTACAAATTGGAAAAGAGGCTTGGCTAGATGCTCATGGGCACAGTGCCCCAAAAGAAGACATTGACCAGTATTTAAGAAAAAGCTATACAGAAGAGGCTATTAAAGCTGAGCTTTTAGATAAAAACAACATCTACCATATTATCTATTATGGTAACGAAGCAGCGGGTTTTTCGAAAATTGTCTTAAACAAACCTAATAGTAATATTGCTCCTCAAAATGTTACGCTATTAGATAGAATATACTTACTTAATGCTTTTAGAGGGAAGAACTTAGGTGCTAAACTTTTTGATTTCAATGTCAATCTCTCTAAGCATAATTCACAAGCAGGTATTTGGCTGGCGGTTTGGATTGAGAATGAGAAAGCCATTGGCTTCTATGCTAAACTAGGTTTTGAGAAAGTTGGCAAATATGATTTCCCTATTTCTGAAACCCATGTAAACCCTAACCATATAATGTTTTTGAGGTTTTAA
- a CDS encoding YceI family protein, which translates to MKHYSFIIALLFCSFFVNAQTWNIDKGHSSVSFEITHMMLSDVSGKFKTYDATFTSAKEDFSDAVFQFSADIASVDTDNETRDGHLQGEKFFDAANYPKLTFKSTSFKHLTGKKYTMTGDLTMKGKTAPVTLAVTINGPVTHPRNKKIMIGLKAIGEVDRTVYGVSDMPVSGLSHEVQIVASGEFTKE; encoded by the coding sequence ATGAAGCATTATTCGTTTATTATAGCACTCTTATTCTGTTCTTTTTTCGTAAACGCTCAAACATGGAATATTGACAAGGGGCACTCTAGTGTTAGCTTCGAAATTACCCACATGATGCTTTCTGACGTGAGTGGAAAGTTTAAAACTTATGACGCCACGTTTACTTCTGCTAAAGAAGATTTCTCTGACGCAGTATTTCAGTTTAGTGCAGATATAGCAAGTGTTGATACTGATAATGAAACAAGAGATGGACACCTTCAAGGAGAGAAGTTTTTTGATGCGGCCAATTACCCAAAACTTACATTTAAAAGTACTTCTTTCAAGCATTTGACAGGAAAGAAGTATACGATGACGGGCGACCTTACTATGAAAGGTAAAACTGCTCCAGTTACTTTAGCTGTAACTATTAATGGACCGGTAACTCATCCTAGAAATAAAAAAATAATGATTGGTTTAAAAGCAATAGGTGAGGTGGATCGTACTGTTTATGGTGTTAGCGATATGCCAGTTTCTGGCCTTAGTCATGAAGTACAGATTGTAGCTTCTGGTGAGTTTACTAAAGAGTAA
- a CDS encoding cytidine deaminase produces MKKTVELKQLKFSSLDEDLQSFLRLSVNATEKSFAPYSEFYVGCAVELADGEIVLGANQENSSFPSGLCAERVALFQCAKDLQNKVKRIVVHAKSEKYEVPNPLVPCAGCLQVISDIRNRQKQAIEIWMWDGKEDVFMADDVQEFLPFHFELKKNEA; encoded by the coding sequence ATGAAGAAAACAGTAGAACTAAAGCAATTAAAATTTTCAAGTTTAGACGAGGATTTACAATCGTTTTTACGGTTATCAGTAAACGCTACGGAAAAATCCTTTGCCCCATATTCAGAATTTTATGTGGGCTGTGCCGTAGAGCTGGCCGATGGTGAAATAGTTTTGGGTGCAAATCAGGAAAATTCGTCATTCCCTTCAGGTCTATGTGCCGAAAGGGTAGCACTTTTTCAATGTGCTAAAGACCTTCAAAATAAAGTGAAGCGAATAGTGGTACATGCCAAATCTGAAAAGTATGAAGTGCCAAATCCGCTAGTGCCATGTGCAGGATGCTTACAGGTTATTTCAGATATAAGAAACCGTCAAAAACAAGCTATAGAGATATGGATGTGGGATGGTAAAGAAGACGTTTTTATGGCAGATGATGTTCAGGAGTTTCTGCCTTTCCATTTTGAGTTAAAGAAAAACGAAGCTTAA